One stretch of Pelmatolapia mariae isolate MD_Pm_ZW linkage group LG3_W, Pm_UMD_F_2, whole genome shotgun sequence DNA includes these proteins:
- the LOC134623297 gene encoding histone H1-like — translation MSEEAPAPAAAPAKVAKKKTTSKPKKVGPSVGELIVKAVAASKERSGVSAAALKKALAAGGYDVDKNKARVKTAIKSLVAKGTLVQTKGTGASGSFKMNKNATDSKAKKPAKKAAPKAKKPAAAKAKKPAAAAKKSPKKAAAAKKSPKKAAAAKKPAAAKKSPKKAKKPAAAAKKAPKSPKKPAKSPKKVLKKAPAPKKSPAKKAAKAAKKK, via the coding sequence ATGTCCGAGGAAGCTCCCGCACCTGCTGCCGCCCCGGCCAAAGTGGCCAAGAAGAAGACGACTTCCAAACCCAAGAAGGTCGGCCCCAGCGTGGGCGAGCTGATTGTGAAAGCCGTGGCCGCTTCCAAGGAGCGCAGCGGCGTGTCCGCAGCCGCTCTCAAGAAGGCTCTGGCTGCCGGAGGCTACGATGTGGACAAGAACAAGGCCCGCGTCAAGACCGCCATCAAGAGCCTGGTGGCGAAGGGCACTCTGGTGCAGACCAAGGGCACCGGCGCCTCCGGATCCTTCAAGATGAACAAGAATGCTACTGACAGCAAAGCCAAGAAGCCCGCAAAGAAAGCCGCTCCTAAAGCCAAGAAGCCCGCCGCGGCCAAAGCCAAGAAACCGGCAGCAGCTGCTAAGAAGTCGCCCAAGAAGGCAGCAGCAGCCAAGAAGTCGCCCAAGAAGGCAGCAGCAGCTAAGAAGCCCGCGGCTGCTAAGAAGTCGCCCAAGAAGGCCAAGAAGCCCGCAGCGGCGGCCAAGAAAGCGCCCAAAAGCCCCAAGAAGCCCGCAAAGAGCCCCAAGAAGGTGCTCAAGAAGGCTCCCGCACCAAAGAAGTCCCCCGCCAAGAAGGCCGCCAAAGCAGCCAAGAAGAAGTGA
- the LOC134624558 gene encoding histone H2A, with protein MSGRGKTGGKARAKAKTRSSRAGLQFPVGRVHRLLRKGNYAERVGAGAPVYLAAVLEYLTAEILELAGNAARDNKKTRIIPRHLQLAVRNDEELNKLLGGVTIAQGGVLPNIQAVLLPKKTEKPVKAK; from the coding sequence ATGAGTGGTCGCGGAAAGACCGGAGGCAAAGCCAGAGCTAAGGCTAAGACCCGCTCATCCCGTGCCGGGCTTCAGTTCCCCGTGGGTCGTGTCCACAGACTGCTGCGCAAAGGCAACTATGCGGAGCGTGTGGGAGCCGGCGCCCCCGTTTACTTGGCAGCTGTGCTCGAGTATCTGACCGCTGAGATCCTGGAGCTGGCTGGCAACGCAGCCCGCGACAACAAGAAGACTCGTATCATCCCACGTCACCTGCAGCTGGCTGTGCGCAACGACGAGGAGCTCAACAAGCTGCTGGGGGGAGTCACCATCGCTCAGGGTGGTGTGCTGCCCAACATCCAGGCTGTGCTGCTCCCCAAGAAGACCGAGAAGCCCGTCAAGGCCAAGTAA
- the LOC134624556 gene encoding histone H3: MARTKQTARKSTGGKAPRKQLATKAARKSAPATGGVKKPHRYRPGTVALREIRRYQKSTELLIRKLPFQRLVREIAQDFKTDLRFQSSAVMALQEASEAYLVGLFEDTNLCAIHAKRVTIMPKDIQLARRIRGERA, encoded by the coding sequence ATGGCAAGAACCAAGCAGACCGCTCGCAAGTCTACTGGCGGCAAAGCCCCCAGGAAGCAGCTGGCCACCAAGGCCGCTCGCAAGAGCGCCCCGGCCACCGGAGGCGTCAAGAAGCCTCACCGTTATAGGCCCGGTACCGTGGCTCTGCGCGAGATCCGCCGTTACCAGAAATCCACCGAGCTGCTCATCCGCAAGCTGCCCTTCCAGCGCCTGGTCCGCGAGATCGCTCAGGACTTCAAGACCGACCTGCGTTTCCAGAGCTCTGCTGTCATGGCTCTGCAGGAGGCCAGCGAGGCTTACCTGGTCGGACTCTTCGAGGACACCAACCTGTGCGCCATCCATGCCAAGAGGGTCACCATCATGCCCAAAGACATCCAGCTGGCTCGCCGGATCCGCGGAGAGAGAGCTTAA
- the LOC134624562 gene encoding histone H4, which produces MSGRGKGGKGLGKGGAKRHRKVLRDNIQGITKPAIRRLARRGGVKRISGLIYEETRGVLKVFLENVIRDAVTYTEHAKRKTVTAMDVVYALKRQGRTLYGFGG; this is translated from the coding sequence ATGAGTGGAAGGGGCAAGGGTGGCAAAGGACTCGGTAAAGGAGGCGCCAAGCGTCACCGTAAAGTTCTCCGTGATAACATCCAGGGCATCACCAAACCCGCTATCCGCCGTCTGGCTCGCCGTGGTGGAGTGAAGCGTATCTCCGGTCTGATCTACGAGGAGACCCGCGGTGTGTTGAAGGTGTTCCTGGAGAACGTCATCCGTGATGCCGTCACTTACACTGAGCACGCCAAGAGGAAGACTGTGACCGCCATGGATGTAGTTTATGCTCTGAAGAGGCAGGGTCGCACTCTGTACGGTTTCGGCGGTTAA